From Thermogladius calderae 1633, a single genomic window includes:
- a CDS encoding potassium-transporting ATPase subunit C, whose product MNVSKAVVRLAGLVALLLILMIVLGFVYPAVVWLVSHAIAPWQAEGSLHVACERVIASSLVAHYNESSPLFHPFSTNMTSSGADPYVPLNYALEQVDRVSNETGLPRHLLVKLLLENAAKNNVANLHLFSPGYNIVNVEEVNLEILQILNKTCGW is encoded by the coding sequence GTGAACGTCTCCAAGGCTGTGGTTAGGCTCGCTGGTCTGGTGGCTCTCCTCTTAATTCTAATGATCGTGTTGGGGTTCGTGTACCCGGCCGTAGTATGGCTGGTCTCACATGCGATAGCACCATGGCAAGCTGAGGGAAGTCTACACGTGGCTTGCGAGAGGGTTATAGCCTCCTCTCTAGTGGCGCACTACAACGAGTCGAGCCCTCTGTTCCACCCCTTCAGTACTAATATGACCTCTTCAGGTGCGGACCCGTACGTACCACTAAACTACGCGTTGGAGCAGGTAGATAGAGTGTCTAATGAAACAGGTTTACCACGTCATCTACTCGTGAAGCTCCTACTAGAAAATGCCGCAAAGAACAACGTAGCGAACCTGCACTTGTTTTCCCCAGGTTACAACATAGTCAATGTAGAAGAGGTCAACTTAGAGATTTTACAAATCCTCAACAAGACCTGTGGGTGGTGA
- a CDS encoding tRNA pseudouridine synthase A, translating into MGLVERGLEFLDHITERAGYKNDWIVVREADTSSDYGRLPYERPIKEHIVNGVINLDKPPGPTSHEVVAWVKKLVGVSKAGHGGTLEPL; encoded by the coding sequence ATGGGTCTAGTAGAGAGAGGGCTGGAATTCCTAGACCACATAACGGAGAGAGCCGGCTACAAAAACGACTGGATAGTAGTGAGAGAAGCCGACACGTCGAGCGATTACGGTAGACTTCCCTACGAGAGGCCGATCAAGGAGCACATAGTCAACGGAGTGATAAACTTAGACAAACCACCAGGGCCTACAAGCCACGAAGTAGTAGCATGGGTTAAAAAACTGGTAGGGGTTAGCAAGGCAGGACACGGGGGTACCCTAGAGCCCCTGTAG
- a CDS encoding potassium-transporting ATPase subunit KdpA, with the protein MIQSLIVYWLNIFLVTVMTGYVLSGVIRKMVVEWHKKPPRVLEVVYRCLDRIGLDTTNKSFTDYAKDLLFFNFILIAIDTVLLAKQGLFFGGADLSWDLAFNTAVSFATNTNLQHYIGETTLTNMAQSVVIGSTMFLAPATGIAVSLAFLRSLIGESAGNFYRDLVMAVGLLLLPLSIVSAVLLSVLGVPQTFNEWIRVDNPYSGSFMLRLGPVASFEAIKLLGTNGGGFYGSNSAYPLENPSGLTNFIESVLMLLIPTSMLFAFGRVLGKRRGLSLFAVAYVTAFIIVGVSVASGVPPLNSLVEPRLGYPGSLVFNTASLLSDTGATASSLLAMKPSAIVAFLTAMFIQAVPGADGVGLLYLLVYVFIIIFIGSLMVGKTPRFINIPISPRVVKLSTVIFLIHPAIILVPTSIALVLRQYTAFSNRLDPLTYTMVLYEYTSAAANNGSGYLGPLGNTVFWNLSTAIVMLLGRYLPIFLFLLIADDISKAKRSVAEEPVETQGLLFVVFSVVMILILTALTFFPFLAIGPLLMGG; encoded by the coding sequence ATGATTCAATCGCTAATTGTCTACTGGCTTAACATCTTCTTGGTCACCGTTATGACGGGTTACGTTCTGAGCGGGGTTATTAGAAAAATGGTCGTTGAATGGCACAAGAAGCCGCCGAGAGTCCTGGAGGTAGTCTACAGGTGCTTAGACCGCATAGGCCTAGACACTACTAACAAGTCCTTCACCGACTACGCTAAAGACTTACTGTTTTTCAATTTCATCTTAATAGCCATCGACACAGTGCTACTCGCTAAACAGGGACTATTCTTCGGCGGAGCCGACCTTTCTTGGGACCTGGCTTTCAATACAGCAGTATCCTTTGCTACGAACACGAATCTCCAGCACTACATCGGCGAGACGACTCTCACGAACATGGCTCAGAGCGTAGTCATTGGCTCGACAATGTTTTTGGCTCCCGCTACAGGTATAGCAGTCTCGCTAGCCTTCCTCCGGTCGCTGATTGGGGAGAGCGCAGGTAACTTCTATCGCGACTTGGTAATGGCAGTAGGACTACTGTTGCTACCATTATCCATTGTCAGCGCAGTACTGTTGTCCGTCCTAGGCGTCCCGCAAACCTTCAACGAGTGGATTCGAGTAGACAACCCGTATTCCGGGTCCTTTATGTTGAGATTAGGCCCAGTAGCCTCGTTCGAGGCGATAAAACTCCTGGGTACTAACGGCGGTGGTTTCTACGGGTCGAACTCCGCCTACCCTCTCGAAAACCCGAGCGGGCTCACAAACTTCATAGAGTCTGTTTTAATGCTCCTCATACCCACGAGTATGCTCTTTGCTTTCGGTAGGGTTTTAGGGAAGCGAAGAGGTCTCTCTCTGTTCGCCGTAGCTTACGTAACGGCTTTCATAATCGTCGGCGTCTCCGTAGCAAGCGGTGTGCCCCCTCTAAACAGCCTGGTAGAGCCGAGGCTCGGCTACCCTGGCTCCCTAGTTTTCAACACGGCCTCTCTTTTATCGGATACAGGGGCTACAGCTTCGAGTCTGCTAGCCATGAAGCCCTCGGCCATAGTCGCCTTCCTCACCGCTATGTTCATACAGGCTGTCCCCGGGGCCGATGGAGTAGGACTACTGTATCTGCTCGTCTACGTCTTCATAATAATTTTCATCGGTTCGTTAATGGTAGGTAAGACTCCGAGATTCATTAACATCCCTATATCTCCTAGAGTGGTCAAGCTATCTACAGTGATATTCCTGATACACCCCGCAATCATTCTCGTGCCAACCTCCATAGCTCTAGTACTAAGGCAGTACACAGCTTTTTCGAATAGATTGGACCCTCTCACGTACACAATGGTCTTGTACGAGTACACCTCGGCGGCGGCCAACAACGGTTCCGGCTACCTAGGGCCTCTCGGTAACACGGTCTTCTGGAACCTGTCGACAGCTATAGTCATGCTCTTGGGCAGGTATCTACCTATTTTCCTTTTCCTACTGATAGCCGATGACATCAGTAAAGCCAAGAGAAGCGTTGCCGAGGAGCCCGTCGAAACTCAGGGGTTGCTGTTCGTAGTATTCTCTGTGGTTATGATCCTAATTCTGACAGCGTTAACGTTTTTCCCGTTCCTAGCGATAGGCCCCCTGCTCATGGGTGGGTAA
- a CDS encoding HAD-IC family P-type ATPase — protein MGKLSEFKVEWTSVLTESVKRLNPLYLLKTSPIMFIVELGAFFELPLVLYPSPYLGTWFYVGVFAILLITVWFSTLSESFSEHEAKARVDFLKRFEKEIVAHKLVGDKVVDVKSSELRIGDYVVVEQNEYIPQDGFVVEGEAFVDESMLTGESEPAFKGKGDRVISGTRVVTGKIVVEVAAEPGKSYLDKMIALISGAKRARMRSEVMLSMLLLGLSLIFLVVVASLYFVLGAFGNYPDPSLMISLLVALMPTTIGGLLPAIGISGVLRLASHNVIAKSGKAVEAAGDVDVVIFDKTGTITEGIRSAVEYIPLNNYSERDVAIAAYLSSVGDSTHEAKSIIELAEDKGYVPAKVLVEEAMVASRINYTPSKRYGGIVFAWRGGKRMFGEPEGQPLSRIEKEILAMRSLGEEVRIVKGAPDAILRLLGIDKDPRIEDIVKTIGSHGDTPLLVAFNDVLVGFVVLRDRLKKGIREKIHELKLMGIKTVMITGDNPYTAASIAKEAGIEDFYAQAKPEDKLLLVEREEKQGHVVAVMGDGTNDAPALARADVGVAMHTGTRPAKEAANMIDLNSNPARIVDIIKLGRSILTTRGALTTFSIMNDIAKYFTILPFIISTVVPQASFLNFLNLYNTVTAVLATMIFNAIIIPLLIPLAVRGAGFKVSTFKKLLVRNLIVYGITGAIIPFVAIKLIDTAVAWSIYGVVHW, from the coding sequence GTGGGTAAGTTGAGCGAGTTTAAAGTAGAATGGACTAGCGTTTTAACCGAGTCTGTCAAAAGGCTAAACCCCCTCTACCTACTGAAGACAAGCCCGATAATGTTCATTGTAGAGCTGGGAGCGTTCTTCGAGTTACCCCTCGTGTTATACCCCTCGCCTTATTTGGGCACGTGGTTCTATGTAGGCGTCTTCGCCATTCTACTAATCACAGTATGGTTCTCGACGCTGTCGGAGTCCTTCTCGGAGCACGAGGCGAAGGCTAGGGTTGACTTCCTGAAACGGTTCGAGAAAGAGATTGTCGCACATAAACTGGTCGGCGACAAGGTGGTCGACGTCAAGTCTAGTGAGCTGAGGATCGGGGACTATGTAGTGGTAGAACAGAACGAGTACATCCCTCAGGACGGCTTTGTAGTCGAGGGGGAGGCCTTCGTCGACGAGTCGATGCTCACAGGAGAGTCGGAGCCCGCCTTCAAGGGTAAGGGCGACAGAGTCATATCTGGAACCAGAGTGGTAACGGGCAAGATCGTTGTAGAGGTCGCTGCTGAACCGGGCAAGAGCTACCTCGACAAAATGATAGCCCTGATCTCGGGGGCCAAAAGAGCGAGGATGAGGAGCGAGGTAATGTTGTCGATGCTACTACTCGGCCTCTCGCTGATCTTCCTGGTAGTAGTGGCGTCACTCTACTTCGTATTGGGCGCCTTCGGTAATTACCCAGACCCGTCTCTTATGATATCACTACTAGTGGCCTTAATGCCGACAACTATAGGGGGGCTACTGCCTGCGATAGGGATATCGGGTGTACTGAGGCTCGCGAGCCACAACGTTATCGCCAAGTCGGGTAAGGCGGTGGAGGCAGCGGGCGACGTAGACGTCGTGATCTTCGATAAGACTGGCACTATTACCGAGGGTATCAGGAGCGCCGTCGAATACATCCCGCTGAACAACTATAGCGAGAGAGACGTCGCGATCGCAGCGTACCTGTCTTCTGTAGGCGACTCCACTCACGAGGCGAAGTCGATAATCGAGCTGGCTGAAGACAAAGGTTACGTCCCAGCCAAAGTACTGGTGGAAGAGGCGATGGTCGCGTCGAGGATAAACTACACTCCTAGTAAGAGGTACGGCGGTATAGTATTCGCGTGGCGGGGAGGTAAGAGAATGTTCGGGGAGCCGGAGGGTCAACCACTGTCCAGGATTGAGAAGGAGATTTTAGCCATGAGGAGTCTCGGCGAGGAGGTAAGGATAGTAAAAGGAGCTCCAGACGCCATATTAAGACTCCTGGGCATCGACAAAGACCCTAGGATAGAGGACATTGTGAAGACTATAGGATCTCATGGGGACACCCCACTACTAGTGGCCTTCAACGACGTCCTAGTTGGCTTCGTCGTGTTGAGGGACAGGTTGAAGAAGGGCATCAGAGAAAAGATCCACGAGCTGAAGCTAATGGGTATAAAAACGGTCATGATCACGGGTGACAACCCGTATACTGCGGCTAGTATCGCAAAAGAGGCCGGTATCGAGGACTTCTACGCCCAGGCTAAGCCCGAGGACAAGTTGCTGCTGGTAGAGAGAGAAGAGAAACAGGGGCATGTTGTGGCGGTTATGGGCGACGGAACAAATGACGCCCCGGCGCTCGCGAGGGCTGACGTTGGTGTTGCAATGCACACGGGTACAAGGCCCGCTAAAGAGGCTGCCAATATGATAGACCTCAACTCCAACCCCGCCAGGATAGTCGACATTATCAAGCTCGGCAGGTCTATACTGACGACCAGGGGCGCTCTAACGACTTTCAGTATAATGAACGACATAGCCAAGTACTTCACTATACTCCCGTTCATCATCTCAACAGTTGTCCCCCAGGCGAGTTTCCTAAACTTCCTCAACCTGTACAACACCGTGACAGCGGTTTTAGCGACCATGATTTTCAACGCCATCATAATCCCGTTGTTAATACCGCTCGCAGTAAGAGGGGCTGGTTTCAAGGTCTCCACTTTCAAGAAGCTCCTGGTGCGGAACCTTATCGTGTACGGTATCACCGGGGCTATTATACCGTTTGTCGCGATCAAGTTGATCGATACTGCGGTCGCATGGTCTATTTACGGGGTGGTCCACTGGTGA
- a CDS encoding RNA-guided pseudouridylation complex pseudouridine synthase subunit Cbf5: MGRGYPKVTGVLPVGLENATKVIGNVIHTVKEYVMVIQLHDVVNEESLRRAVEYFKGEIYQRPPLRSSVKRTLRKRNVYEIELLEYRDKFALVRVLSDPGTYMRKIAHDIGLILGVGAHMRELRRTRTGPFKEDETLSTMQEVMEAVTLWREKGDERLLRRVVQPVEVSVVHLPKVMVLDTAVDAIAHGANLAAPGVASVTSDVRRGFAVAVFTLKGELVSLGVSQHDAAEIKNMNKGIVVKTKRVYMQPGIYPQAWKRQVSKS; encoded by the coding sequence ATGGGGCGGGGATACCCCAAAGTAACAGGTGTCCTGCCAGTAGGTCTAGAGAACGCCACTAAAGTGATCGGCAACGTAATTCACACGGTCAAGGAGTATGTCATGGTGATTCAGCTCCACGACGTAGTCAATGAAGAGAGTTTAAGGAGGGCAGTCGAGTACTTTAAAGGCGAGATCTACCAGAGACCGCCCTTGAGATCGAGCGTGAAGAGGACTTTGAGGAAAAGGAATGTCTACGAGATCGAGTTGCTCGAGTACAGGGACAAGTTTGCCTTAGTCCGCGTACTCTCCGACCCCGGTACTTACATGAGGAAGATAGCTCACGACATAGGGTTAATCCTGGGTGTAGGGGCCCACATGAGGGAGCTCAGGAGGACTAGGACAGGGCCGTTCAAAGAGGACGAGACTCTGTCTACAATGCAGGAGGTCATGGAAGCGGTCACTCTATGGAGAGAGAAAGGAGACGAGAGACTACTCAGGAGGGTGGTACAACCCGTCGAAGTCTCGGTTGTACACCTACCTAAAGTAATGGTACTGGACACGGCTGTTGACGCTATAGCCCACGGGGCGAATCTCGCCGCGCCAGGTGTGGCGAGTGTCACGAGCGACGTGAGGAGAGGGTTCGCGGTGGCGGTTTTTACACTAAAGGGCGAGCTGGTATCACTGGGCGTGTCCCAGCACGACGCCGCCGAGATCAAAAACATGAACAAAGGTATCGTAGTTAAGACTAAGAGAGTATACATGCAACCAGGCATATACCCACAAGCCTGGAAAAGGCAGGTCTCGAAGAGTTGA
- a CDS encoding class I SAM-dependent methyltransferase produces the protein MTHYFKKGTTGDKVVVTYVYKGVPLQFVSYTSLFSGSEVDEGTRLLLEHLRIPEEGEVLDVGCGFGVIGIAVASVAPRLKVYMVDVNPLAVKVSKLNAKLNKVEDRVVVVLGDAYEPFKGKNFDAIYSNPPLAVGMEVVEKIVLGAVQYLKSGGWAQFVLAKGGERILSKARDVYKRVEKISKKGYTLIYAEP, from the coding sequence TTGACCCACTACTTTAAGAAGGGCACTACGGGGGATAAAGTAGTAGTAACTTACGTCTACAAGGGTGTGCCTCTTCAGTTCGTCTCGTACACGAGCCTGTTCTCCGGCAGCGAGGTCGACGAGGGCACTCGCCTATTACTCGAACACCTAAGGATACCCGAGGAGGGGGAAGTGCTAGATGTCGGATGCGGTTTTGGCGTCATAGGTATAGCGGTCGCAAGCGTTGCACCTCGTCTGAAAGTGTACATGGTGGATGTAAACCCGCTCGCAGTTAAGGTCTCAAAGCTAAACGCTAAACTGAATAAGGTGGAGGATAGGGTAGTAGTGGTCTTGGGAGATGCCTACGAGCCTTTCAAAGGAAAGAACTTTGATGCGATATACTCAAACCCCCCTCTCGCGGTGGGTATGGAGGTGGTGGAAAAGATAGTACTGGGGGCTGTCCAATACCTGAAAAGCGGTGGATGGGCTCAGTTCGTGCTAGCTAAGGGTGGAGAGAGGATTCTTAGCAAGGCGAGAGATGTATACAAGCGTGTTGAAAAAATTAGTAAGAAAGGGTACACTCTAATATACGCGGAACCGTAG
- a CDS encoding 50S ribosomal protein L14e: MPAIEIGRVCVKVSGREAGRKCVIVDIIDDSFVLITGPKSLTGVKRRRVNIKHIEPLDKKIAISRGASDEEVLKAIGESGLTDFMKERVKVSTSVV; encoded by the coding sequence ATGCCGGCTATTGAAATAGGCAGGGTCTGCGTCAAGGTGTCGGGTAGAGAGGCAGGTAGGAAGTGCGTCATAGTCGACATAATAGACGACAGCTTCGTCCTGATTACAGGCCCGAAGAGCCTTACAGGTGTGAAGCGGAGGAGGGTCAACATAAAGCACATAGAGCCTCTAGACAAGAAAATAGCGATATCGAGAGGGGCGAGCGACGAGGAGGTACTGAAGGCCATTGGCGAAAGCGGGTTAACGGATTTCATGAAAGAGAGAGTAAAGGTCTCAACCAGCGTCGTCTAG